AACACATGATAAAAGTAGACCCATCCATTGGCAacacatgatgaaaccaatttcatccagtaACAACACATAgtaaaacaaatttcatctagtgataacacatgatgaaaccaattttatctAGTGGCAGCACATGATAAAACTAGGCTCATCCAGTGGCAacacatgatgaaaccaatttcatccagtgATAACACataatgaaaccaatttcatccagtgATAACACATGATGCAACTAGGAAACAATTATCAAAGTGTATGTCTAGATGAAAAATTCAGATATAATCAAAAAGATAATTATGGTTGGAAACTTACTGATTTGAGCATGTATACTTCAATTCACACAAgaccctaattttttaatttatgaatttgaaaaatttcaattaaattagggCATTAGAAAATTCTTTGTGGATTGGTGGTGCTGTTGGCGATGGTTTTGGAGAAACACGACGATTATCGACGATGGTGGTAGAGAAGGTGGTGGCGGTGATGACTTAGGTTATGGCGGTGGAGAAAGTTGATGTTGTTAATGGTGGCGTTGGTGTTTTGCGGTAGTGGATATTTTATTGGTGGTGCCAACAATGGAGGGGGAAGAAGATTACGATGTcgatagtggtggtggcggtcggAATAGTGGAGAAAAAGAATAAAAGTGAAATTTCTGAAGGTTTTTCCTTTTTGTatcggaagaagatgaagattaggTGGAGGGTTAGTACGTAGTCTGTTTTAGTCTGTTTTTGCCGGTCCATATCGACCAGGTTTGATGGGTTTCTGTCCATATAACCCATTTTCtgtattcacaaaattggttaataaGAAATAGTATCTGAAAATCAGATTCTAAGAGATTGAATAagtaaactgaaattgaaaataaaagcaaaagtaacaactaagaataaaaataacaactaaacttTCCACTGCCTCCCCTGAAGCGGCGCCGattttgacgaggtgtcaactcgcaaataatattttctacttctctttacactagcaagtagtataatgaaagcaggatcgtcccaagggaggtatgAAGCAAAAGTTGTTATGGAAGTATTCTTAGCAAAGAATATTTTGTTGTAGAAATTCTGAAAATcacaaagttgtattcaaatatgatatgagattgattaaggattcattctagaCAACAGAATATAAACCAAAATGACATATAACTACGTTCTTCGCATtatcttgttactaacaaccctaggataattagtacCCTCAACaatcccgttattatctcctaagccaCCGGATaaggaagcgctcgactaccggattctacttattCAAGTTACCTAGAGGTACGCTTACTAGGTATGATTTAAACAAGtgctctaagttttgtgagataagATTGTTCCTAGTGACGAATTCAAAAGAATGAattacctactagtgtcaatttctacatatgggtacttaacaaagtcccatcatcaatacccatatattgcTACTTATGGTCAtcttctctagacaattacgggtcgaagaaaatataaactagcaataagattgtgacataactatttaattttgaacttaaacatttaaggaACAATCCGTAAGCATTATTAGcatggtagaaatcaaacaataactaaACTTGCGAGAAAACGAGCTATTGCATATCAATCATGAGTTCATATTTCAGGCTTTGAAATCACCCTCGATCAAAGATtgttttagctactcataattatggagttcatcatcatattataaaaataaagaagaagaagataagccaAAGCAAACCCTAAGATATCCGGCTCTCTTAAAAACTCCAAGTAGAATAAGTAATATAGTTGTAGAAGACTTTTCCTTTTgtagctcctcttgttccaaaattaggtctaatATTCAAAGGTCCAATACatagaagtccaccaagcccaagTGTGAGAAAACCCATATAGAAATATGTTCCAAAAGTTGTCCCCGGAAAACGGGTCCTaacgccggaagttggccggcaaAGTCACTGGAACCCAGTCGGGAAGAAGCTCAGATAACCGTGAATGGTGTCTCAGGTGCCGGTAAAACCAACGGTCAATCGAGTCAATGGCCGGGTTCAATGAGTCAAAGGCTGAGTGAtctgagtcagagtctaactcAGTAACTCATCTGTAATATAGTGATGGGTTTCTGTCCATATAACCCATTTTCTGTAATATATTGTAATTCAAATAAGTAATTACACTGTATATGGCTGATAGCATATTACATAACATAAAAATGATGTAAAGGATATTAAAGTTCAAGTGAATTTCTTCAAAATTTGATAATTAGTAGATGACTAACTTTGCTCTTCTAGGTGATCTGTGTGAACAAGATAAGTCTTCAAAGGATCTTGTCTATCACGACATTGGATATTGGGATTGTTAACCGAAATTAGGTGGATTTCCGTTCCCCATTCCGAAAAATGGATGATTACAGAAAGACATTGGATGTATTTGTTGGGTTGAACTATTAAATCTTGATTCGTTGCACGTATATTACGACTGTGTATCATTTTGGATAACCTTGATAAAGCTAACCTATTGACCTGTAAAACATGTAAATCTTGTCGTCCAGCACCATGTtcttactactccctccgtcctctATATATAGGTGGAAAAATgaaattctcttagaataagaTTTTTAGTTTTCATAAGTTTTCAAAATTTTATCTGATTTATCCTTCCCAATTCCAATACACTTATCTAGGAAATATGGaaaatattaatttattaaaagTTTTTATCCactaaaatatttaaaaaatataattggTCTTGGGAATTTCAACCATGAcaattaattttcatttttcccAATTGGTATAAAAATTTGAACATGCCAACGCTTTTATGTCTTTTATAAGGGCTATTTTGCACCTCCTCCCctgccaagatcgctaattagcgtttcgtccccaaaaatatgaaattagtGAATCCTCCCCTCGTTAGGTTTTCCATCCATTATTCGGTTAGCCGAGTCAGCACCTGTGAACGCGTGGCAAAAATTGTACAGGTGTAAATAGAAGTACCCGAAATACCCTCACATACTAATTTAATCTAACGGTCGTAGATAAAGTGAAATAATGAATGGGGGAGATTTACCCAACTTCCCTTCACATATGCACATCCACGTACAAGATTGAGATTGTTTTGGATTTCACGGTATTGGTTTCGCGATAAGATTTGGGTTTACTTACTCGAAGAAGGAGGGGGCATTTTGGGTAATATACGCAACACGCGTACAATTTTCACCACGTGTGCATAACAGCTGACTCAGCTAATCGCGTAACGATCTTGGCAGCGGAGGAAACACAAAATGGACCCTTTTATAATTTCGTATTAATTTGTTTGTATCGACAATATTTGTTCGTGTCGGCAATACGACACATACGATTTATATCTACGGATACGTACCATCAGGGATACAGATAAACTGAAAATCTTAGACAAGACACATACGGGCGCACCATGCTACAATAGGACCAACCAGgctacaatacgacaacaagaccaaaactccctctaataaaggGGTATTGGTGCGGTGAGGTTACGGTGTACTGGCCAAAATTGATCAAGGAACCCTCACCGTACAGTCTGAGGAAGTGAGACGCAGAGTCTCAGACCCCCGAAGTCCTCCTCTCCTtcatcattctttttttttttatataattgaaatcatTTTCAGGTCTTTCATCATTCGTCACCTCATTTATTAACAGCGTCATCAACACTCTCCCCAAGGTTAATTCGTCCTTCTCCTCCAAACAAAATTGCTGTTTCAGGTAAGTAACCTGACTTTTGTTGTTTCCTCATGGTGCAGTGAAATACTATCTCATTGCGTTTGATCTACAGTaatgggttttggttttcttttctttttccttttacaATTTTTTTGTCTCACAACACTGGCCCTAGTCATGGGGTCTACTCAACATGCAGTAATTTTAATGGTTGTCGAGAAATAAAATTTGTTGGATGTAAAAATGAGAATGTTTACTGTTTGGGGTTCGTGTTCATAAATCATGATCTAAGTTTCTTCTAAGCCTATTTTGTTAGCTACCTCATGTGTATTGCCtggatttttctttaattttggaTGTTTTAGTTGTTCTTATTGAAACCCTTGTTTCTTTTTTAGTTCTTAATTAATGAAGCCTATGTGTTTTGGTGAAACCCTTGTTTCATTTCAGCATTTTTAAATATGGGTTTTGAGTTCTTCTTTCTGAACTGAACTGTACAATTTTGCTCTTCTTTTCTATGGCCTGCTCATTTTCTTTGGACTAGtataattttttttcctaaatCAATTCTGGATGGCTGTTGAGTACCCTCATTTTCTTGTTTAGGATTATGGATTATGGTGGTCTAGATTCTTTTACACAAGCAATTGTTCATATGCTTGTATGTTTACACTTGTACTGATAATGTGATATTGTTAATGATAGAGCATACACGCTGAACTCTTACGATCTCTCTTTTTTACTGAACTATGTTGTTGCAGAATTGAAAAGAAAAGTTTGGCAGAAGGAGATTGATTTTAAAGGAATGGCAACGAATGAAGTGACGGTGAGCGTTCTTCTTGATCATGGTGCACTTGTAAACAAGACATATGGCCGAGTTAGACTTAGGTGCAATTACTGTGGAAAAGAGGTAAGCGGTTATTCTCGTCTCAAGCAACACTTAGGAGGAGGTATGCGTGGAGAAGTAACACCTTGTTTTAAAGTCCCGGAGGATGTCAAGGTACAAATGGAGAGCAGGTTGCCCAGAACAAAGAAAGCACATGTGAACAATTCTAGACAAGGTAAGAATGAAGctgttgtagattttcatcatcaTGGTACACTTGTAGATGGCGTCAAGAGGCGAGTTAGGTGCAATTATTGTGGAGAAGAAATAAATAgttattctctatttttgtatCACTTAGTCGGAATAGATGAATATGTAGTAGCATGTAATAAAGTTCCAGAGGATGTTAGGGTACATATGAGGAACAAATTGTTACCAGACACAAGGAAACAACATGAACACAGGGAAGTTCTTCAATGGTCCGATTCGAGTTCTTCTTTGATGAAGGATTCCAGCTCTGACGACTATTCCCCTGATGAATCAAGTTCTTCTTGGACGAGGGATTCCAGCTCCGACGACTCCTCCCCTGATGAAGCGAGTGTAGATGTTCGATATCATGCTACAGTTCTTGATACGAAAAAAGGTCGGGTTAGGTGCAATTATTGCGCAAAGGAGATGAATAATTATACTCGTTTTAGGCAACACTTAGGCGGAATACGTGGACATGTATCACCTTGTGTTGAAGTTCCAGAGGTTATTAAGGTGCAAATGAGGAAATACAGCCTACGCGCTTTATCACGGAAGAGGAAACACAGCATTGTAGTTGAGTACTCTGGATCAGACCAAGTGGATGAGAAATTACAGGTTTTGCATAACCCCGAAACAGTAAacgaagaagaagctgaagatgaCTCACCTAGGCAAACTCAGAGGTGTGTCGGCAGATTCTTTTTTGCAAATGGAATTGATTTTAGTGCTGCGAACTCATCTACCTTCGAGAAAATGATACATGCTTTGGTTGGAGGTGGTTCCACGGCATATAAGGTCCCTAGTTGTGATGACCTCAACGGGTGGATCCTAGAGGGAGAACTGAAAGCTATGCGAGAGCATGTGCAGGAAGTTGTGTGTTCTTGGGGAAGCACTGGGTGCAGCATATTGCTGGATGGGTGGACCGATGACAAAGGGAGAAATATGATTAATTTTGTAGTTGATAGCCCACAGGGTCCCATATTCATGAAGTCGGCCGATTTCTCAGATTCCATTGGAGATGTAGATGCCATGATCTCACTGTTTAGTGGAGTTATTGAAGAGATAGGAGTACAGAATGTGGTTCAAATTGTCACATATACTACTGGGGTTTCAATGGAGGCAGTAGGTAAACAAATGACAGAGAAATATAAGAGTATATTTTGGACTGTTTGTGCATCTCACTGCATAGGCCTCATGTTGGAAAAGATAGGAATGTTGGGCACTGAGAGAGGAGTACTGGGTAAGGCAAAGACCATAACTAAGTTCATTTACAGCCATGAGACAGTTTTGAAGCTCATGAAAGAACACACTCTTGGATTCGACCTAGTTAGTTCCTCCAGGATAAGATCAATGATGCCTTTTTTAATATTGGAGACAATTGAGTTTCAAAAGAATAATTTGAGGAAGATGTTCATTTCGCCGGAATGGAAGAACTTGACATTGGCTTCAACAGCTGATGGAAGGATGGTGGCTGATTTGGTCACAGGGGAGTCTTCTTTCTGGGCTGAAGTTGAGATGCTTTTGAAGGCAAGTACTCCGCTTATACGTGCTCTGCATCTACTTAATGGAGAAGATAGCAGACCCCAGTTGGGCTACATATACAGGACAATGGGCAGGGTCAAGGAGACAATAAAAAAGATGTATGAAGGAAGGAAAGCAGAATTTCAACCTTTCTGGACAGTCATCGATGGGATTTGGGATGATCAACTTCATAGCCCTATCCATGCAGCAGGCTACTACTTAAATCCGGGTCTCTTTTACTTTAAAGATTTCTATGCTGATAATGAGGTTAAGGCCGGACTTCTGTGCTGCATCGTACGGATTGTGGAGGATGAACGTGAACAGGATTTGATAGTATTACAATTTGATGAGTATAGAAAGGCTAGTGGAGCTTTTGGCGATGGGGATGCTGTTGATCAAAGAGCAAAGATTGCTCCAGGTATGAAGAAAATTAACTCTAGGCTCCAACTTGTCAGTTATTTTTTGATTATTATGATATCTAGTTAGTTATAAACTAATTATCACCTATAGGCCAAACCTTAGATCCTGAATTGATAATAGCATTTGCATTGTGATTGCTATTCTGCATTCAGCAAAGTGGTGGTCCCTGTATGGAGGCGAATGCCCTGAATTACAACGATTTGCGATAAGAATTCTGTCTCAGACCTGTACTGGTGCCGTAAGATATGGTTTGAAAAGGAGTCTAACTGAGGAACTACATATAAAGAAGGGAAGGAACTGTTTAGAGCAAAAACGGTTGACTGAGCTGACATTCGTTCACCATAATCTTCAGTTGCAAAATTTACCTGCTTCAAACTCAGATTACACCGACATATTTCTTGAACCGATCGATCCAATGGATGAATGGATTGGTGGAAGTGGCATGGTAGAGAAAGCAGCTAAACAAAATGGTAATGTTTAAAATAGCTGGATGTTCAGTAGATAGTGACTGTCAACAGAGACAAAGAGTAATACATAGCAATTTTGAACTCCTATTTCCTACTTACTTTCGTTATCCACTTAAATCAAGAGTTGTTGttccatggaaagaaaactacAGAAACAGTATTAGAACAGACAGAGTTTGTACATAAAGCCAAGAAAATGCAGCGGCAGTGGCTTGAGGTGGTAATTACAAATTACATATATGATTGATTATTATCTATAAGTAACTTTAAATATCTTTTATGTCCATCTTTTTTTCATTTGTTATTTTGAAATGTACCTTATACATACTAGATTATGCCATCATGTTCGGCTTTGTAATGCTTACTTGGTCACCAAAATGTTGCATTTCTGATGCGTCGTACTGGGAACCATGTAGCACTTCTTCTTTAGAAGCTCAGAGGTTTTGCAATTTTTACTTAATTGGAAAAATTATTGGCTAAGATAATCGTCGCTGAAGAAGAAACAATGTAAGAAGAGGcgatggaggagaagaagagaggaggagaaaaaaagaagaggaggagaaagaaggacgtgttttttttctttttaggttttagCTTCTGGTTTTAAATAGATTTAGTTTCTGATTTTAAttaggtttaggttaggtaattatttatttttaggcTTTAGTTTATGATTTGTTGTCAAAAggtatttttgtctttttgttGTAGACCGACCAGAGAACACCGAAACaagtttgaaaaaaaatgaaaatactgtttttCCTGGAACGGAGTaaatacatcgttttattagaaAATCTATTATAACGGTTCCAAGATTTTGGTTTTGAGG
This DNA window, taken from Papaver somniferum cultivar HN1 chromosome 3, ASM357369v1, whole genome shotgun sequence, encodes the following:
- the LOC113358668 gene encoding uncharacterized protein LOC113358668, with the protein product MATNEVTVSVLLDHGALVNKTYGRVRLRCNYCGKEVSGYSRLKQHLGGGMRGEVTPCFKVPEDVKVQMESRLPRTKKAHVNNSRQGKNEAVVDFHHHGTLVDGVKRRVRCNYCGEEINSYSLFLYHLVGIDEYVVACNKVPEDVRVHMRNKLLPDTRKQHEHREVLQWSDSSSSLMKDSSSDDYSPDESSSSWTRDSSSDDSSPDEASVDVRYHATVLDTKKGRVRCNYCAKEMNNYTRFRQHLGGIRGHVSPCVEVPEVIKVQMRKYSLRALSRKRKHSIVVEYSGSDQVDEKLQVLHNPETVNEEEAEDDSPRQTQRCVGRFFFANGIDFSAANSSTFEKMIHALVGGGSTAYKVPSCDDLNGWILEGELKAMREHVQEVVCSWGSTGCSILLDGWTDDKGRNMINFVVDSPQGPIFMKSADFSDSIGDVDAMISLFSGVIEEIGVQNVVQIVTYTTGVSMEAVGKQMTEKYKSIFWTVCASHCIGLMLEKIGMLGTERGVLGKAKTITKFIYSHETVLKLMKEHTLGFDLVSSSRIRSMMPFLILETIEFQKNNLRKMFISPEWKNLTLASTADGRMVADLVTGESSFWAEVEMLLKASTPLIRALHLLNGEDSRPQLGYIYRTMGRVKETIKKMYEGRKAEFQPFWTVIDGIWDDQLHSPIHAAGYYLNPGLFYFKDFYADNEVKAGLLCCIVRIVEDEREQDLIVLQFDEYRKASGAFGDGDAVDQRAKIAPAKWWSLYGGECPELQRFAIRILSQTCTGAVRYGLKRSLTEELHIKKGRNCLEQKRLTELTFVHHNLQLQNLPASNSDYTDIFLEPIDPMDEWIGGSGMVEKAAKQNGNV